Proteins co-encoded in one uncultured Draconibacterium sp. genomic window:
- a CDS encoding DUF3078 domain-containing protein, whose protein sequence is MFSGKGKFYLFILLFTGFSKLLFAQNSVYEEELLRNNIQVLRSYFIENSNWHVVKKEVGNDVESLLHFIEDESIDEIIKNLNDTLRVNGNYVMRLPEEVEDSLSVPGFVPYAGQQKKIQTIETEYRESVKPEDITVPPVIIREAENEVRQVPKGEGMWLFNDSVYVFPEELYIPEVIPDSILNSPEMFSELIRRDSLRREYIEEKRVFYNDSVKADYISRIVSVYRAEKYNENLQYRIKRYKDQVKLNNYYVLKAYNDQVVAQVNDSIKAVLNVLMDYADHIDTTRLSFINLYGEEEDLLMQKGAERYSRIWLKNEQNDSLAVMLKNIDKHTVQMLIDDGFTFSRFKEKQTKDFNFESLKPSYNKFKGVRKRYELETPWNIGGEGSIGITQTYLDNWKKGGKSSLATLMVLKGFANYSRKDGKVKWENSAEFRNGWIKPGGEESELQKNDDKFELTSRYGLSAFKKWYYSAELNFNTQLFRGYKYPKADNPEVLSAFLAPSTTYLKVGLDYKPNKKLSLFLSPLTMKNVFVRDTALVNPVNFGIDEGRKAFWEPGINADLSYKTQITDDITYETKYKMFMNYKAPFKKFDLNWENNLKMQLNSFIDVRLMFHFIYDDDVKFPVYDTEGNKSGEEAKLQIKEFFTIGFSYKINKKVMRTHRIL, encoded by the coding sequence ATGTTCTCAGGGAAAGGGAAATTTTATTTATTTATTCTGTTATTTACCGGCTTCTCAAAACTGTTATTTGCACAAAACTCTGTATATGAAGAGGAATTGTTGCGAAATAATATTCAGGTTTTAAGAAGCTATTTTATTGAAAATAGCAACTGGCACGTTGTTAAAAAAGAGGTAGGTAACGATGTGGAGTCTCTATTGCATTTTATCGAAGATGAATCGATTGATGAAATAATTAAAAATCTGAATGACACACTGCGTGTTAACGGGAATTATGTAATGCGTTTGCCCGAAGAAGTGGAAGACAGTTTAAGTGTTCCGGGGTTTGTGCCTTATGCCGGACAGCAAAAGAAAATTCAGACTATTGAGACGGAATACAGGGAAAGTGTAAAACCCGAAGATATAACCGTTCCGCCGGTCATAATTCGTGAAGCCGAAAATGAAGTGCGGCAGGTACCCAAAGGCGAGGGAATGTGGCTTTTTAACGATTCTGTTTATGTTTTTCCTGAAGAGCTTTATATTCCGGAAGTGATTCCCGACTCGATCTTAAATTCTCCTGAGATGTTTAGTGAGCTTATTCGTCGGGATAGTCTTCGGAGAGAATACATCGAAGAAAAACGAGTATTTTATAACGACTCGGTTAAAGCCGACTACATAAGCAGAATAGTTAGTGTTTACCGCGCTGAGAAATACAATGAAAACCTGCAATACCGCATAAAACGCTACAAAGATCAGGTTAAACTTAATAATTACTACGTTTTAAAAGCTTATAACGATCAGGTAGTGGCACAGGTTAACGACTCGATAAAAGCCGTTTTAAATGTGTTGATGGATTATGCCGACCATATTGATACCACACGTTTGTCGTTTATTAATTTATATGGCGAAGAGGAGGACCTATTAATGCAGAAAGGAGCCGAACGCTATTCACGCATCTGGTTAAAAAACGAGCAGAACGATTCGTTGGCAGTTATGCTTAAAAATATAGATAAACATACGGTGCAAATGTTGATCGACGATGGGTTTACTTTTTCTCGTTTTAAAGAAAAACAAACCAAAGACTTTAATTTCGAGAGCCTGAAGCCCAGCTACAATAAATTTAAGGGTGTAAGAAAGCGTTACGAACTTGAAACCCCCTGGAATATTGGTGGCGAAGGAAGTATTGGAATTACCCAAACTTATCTTGATAACTGGAAAAAAGGAGGGAAAAGCTCATTGGCCACGTTAATGGTTTTAAAAGGTTTTGCAAATTATTCGCGCAAAGATGGTAAGGTAAAGTGGGAGAATTCGGCAGAATTCAGGAATGGTTGGATCAAGCCTGGTGGAGAAGAATCGGAGTTGCAAAAAAATGATGATAAGTTTGAACTCACATCGCGTTACGGCTTAAGTGCCTTTAAAAAATGGTACTACAGTGCCGAGCTAAACTTTAACACGCAGTTATTTAGAGGTTATAAATATCCTAAAGCAGATAATCCGGAGGTGCTTTCTGCATTTTTAGCTCCCTCAACAACTTATCTAAAAGTTGGTTTAGACTATAAACCAAATAAGAAACTGTCTTTGTTTCTATCGCCATTGACAATGAAAAATGTTTTTGTGCGCGATACAGCTTTAGTTAATCCGGTTAATTTTGGTATTGATGAAGGAAGAAAAGCATTTTGGGAACCGGGTATCAATGCCGACTTAAGTTACAAAACACAAATAACCGACGACATTACTTATGAAACGAAATACAAGATGTTTATGAACTACAAAGCCCCGTTTAAAAAATTCGACTTAAATTGGGAGAACAACTTAAAAATGCAGTTAAACTCATTCATCGATGTGCGTTTAATGTTTCACTTTATTTACGACGACGATGTTAAGTTTCCTGTTTACGATACTGAAGGCAACAAAAGTGGCGAAGAAGCCAAACTGCAGATAAAAGAGTTTTTCACTATTGGATTTTCGTATAAAATAAACAAGAAAGTAATGCGCACTCATCGAATCCTCTAA
- a CDS encoding CYTH domain-containing protein — MIEIERKFLVDTNIWCPKDSGNPIVQGYLSTDKERVVRVRIKGDKAWLTIKGKTQGISRIEMEYEIPVNEAEILMKLCHDFPVRKKRYVETINEMTWEIDVFEDENAGLVLAEVELSNENEKIELPNWVTQEVSTDHRYFNSWLSEHPYTTW, encoded by the coding sequence ATGATTGAAATTGAGAGAAAATTTCTTGTTGATACCAATATATGGTGCCCAAAGGATTCGGGGAATCCGATTGTTCAGGGCTACTTGTCAACCGATAAAGAACGTGTAGTTCGTGTACGCATAAAAGGCGATAAAGCCTGGTTGACGATAAAAGGCAAAACGCAGGGGATTTCACGTATTGAAATGGAATATGAAATACCTGTAAACGAAGCCGAAATTTTAATGAAACTGTGTCATGATTTTCCTGTTCGAAAAAAGAGGTATGTGGAGACGATTAATGAGATGACTTGGGAGATTGATGTATTTGAAGATGAAAATGCCGGTCTTGTTCTGGCCGAAGTAGAACTGAGCAATGAGAATGAAAAAATTGAATTGCCCAATTGGGTAACTCAAGAGGTGAGCACTGATCATCGGTATTTTAATTCGTGGTTGTCGGAGCACCCTTATACAACGTGGTAG
- a CDS encoding DUF4268 domain-containing protein produces MYSKEELRQLKIDFWQLFDKRCSVHPELKYRKRKWVLHKTKIKGVALRFDVSRENALVILELGNKNENKRLKAYEFLERYKPVIEDGFEEGLLWEFFHEREDSGAEVCRIFTRKEGVDFHRQNQWPDIYNFFIENMLKLERNFLEVRDLLQEELKQ; encoded by the coding sequence ATGTATTCAAAAGAGGAATTGCGACAATTAAAAATTGATTTCTGGCAACTGTTTGACAAGCGCTGCAGCGTGCATCCTGAATTAAAATACAGGAAACGGAAATGGGTACTCCACAAAACCAAAATTAAAGGTGTGGCACTACGTTTTGATGTTAGTCGCGAAAATGCGTTGGTAATTCTCGAACTGGGCAACAAAAATGAAAACAAAAGATTAAAAGCTTACGAATTTCTGGAAAGATACAAGCCGGTGATTGAAGATGGTTTTGAAGAAGGATTGCTCTGGGAGTTTTTCCACGAGCGCGAAGACAGTGGTGCCGAGGTTTGTCGCATTTTCACACGAAAAGAAGGTGTTGATTTTCATCGCCAGAATCAATGGCCCGACATCTACAACTTTTTTATTGAAAATATGCTAAAACTGGAACGTAACTTTCTTGAGGTAAGAGACCTATTACAGGAAGAGCTGAAGCAATAA
- a CDS encoding SRPBCC domain-containing protein, whose amino-acid sequence MKDLKRYYTITADPKDVYNALTNEKMLEIWTGETAVMPLEPNTEFSLWGGSISGINVEFEQDKKIVQKWFFGEEMEDSLVTIKLHPHKKGTSIELRHTNIPDEAFDNISEGWDEDYFGALNELFI is encoded by the coding sequence ATGAAGGATTTAAAACGATATTATACAATTACCGCCGACCCAAAAGATGTTTACAACGCTTTAACCAACGAGAAGATGTTGGAGATATGGACGGGCGAAACAGCTGTTATGCCGTTAGAACCAAACACGGAATTTTCGTTGTGGGGGGGAAGTATTTCAGGAATAAATGTTGAATTTGAACAGGATAAAAAGATCGTTCAAAAATGGTTCTTTGGAGAAGAAATGGAAGATTCGCTGGTGACAATAAAATTGCATCCGCATAAAAAAGGAACAAGCATTGAATTGCGTCACACGAATATTCCCGACGAGGCTTTTGATAACATCTCTGAAGGTTGGGATGAAGATTATTTTGGAGCTCTTAATGAACTGTTTATCTAG